The proteins below are encoded in one region of uncultured Methanobrevibacter sp.:
- a CDS encoding TIGR00269 family protein encodes MQCSKCGNPKVIIKKEQSGQVLCKDCFIESIEKKVIRTVKKEKLLDKGDKVLVALSGGKDSVTTLEILDSFRQRNIIDICAVTVDEGIANYRQDGVDIAIRHAKRLGIEHKIVSLKEDYGITLDEIMQRDDHKGSCTYCGVFRRTIINKAAREMGATKIATGHNLDDEVQAIMMNYLEGNTDNLTKLGAKTESKAEEFTVKIKPLREIPEREIGLYVVAKELEVHFDSCPYAMQSFRGEVSEVINQLAEKHPTIKYSTLRGYDKIKNNLKEDIKKEYEHGRCVRCGEPSANELCKACSFLEEFGL; translated from the coding sequence ATGCAATGTAGTAAATGCGGTAATCCTAAAGTCATTATTAAAAAGGAACAGTCAGGACAAGTTTTATGTAAGGACTGTTTCATTGAATCTATTGAAAAAAAAGTAATCAGAACAGTTAAAAAAGAAAAACTGCTTGATAAAGGAGACAAGGTATTGGTTGCACTTTCAGGAGGAAAGGACAGTGTAACTACTTTGGAAATATTGGACAGTTTCCGCCAAAGAAATATTATAGATATCTGTGCCGTTACTGTCGATGAAGGAATAGCCAATTATCGCCAGGACGGTGTTGATATAGCTATTCGCCATGCTAAAAGATTAGGCATTGAACATAAGATAGTTTCCCTAAAAGAAGATTACGGCATTACATTAGACGAAATCATGCAACGGGATGATCATAAGGGATCATGTACCTACTGCGGAGTATTCAGAAGAACCATAATCAACAAGGCCGCACGTGAAATGGGAGCTACCAAAATTGCTACCGGACATAATTTGGATGATGAAGTTCAGGCTATAATGATGAACTATCTTGAAGGAAATACAGATAATCTAACTAAATTAGGTGCAAAAACAGAATCCAAAGCTGAAGAATTTACAGTTAAGATTAAGCCTCTTCGGGAAATACCTGAAAGAGAGATAGGTTTGTATGTGGTTGCAAAGGAACTTGAAGTTCACTTTGACAGCTGTCCATATGCAATGCAGTCATTCAGGGGGGAAGTTTCAGAAGTCATTAATCAGCTTGCAGAAAAGCACCCTACAATCAAATACTCCACTTTAAGAGGTTATGATAAAATTAAGAACAATTTAAAAGAGGATATCAAAAAGGAATATGAGCATGGAAGATGTGTCAGGTGCGGTGAACCTTCCGCCAATGAATTATGTAAAGCATGTTCATTTTTAGAAGAGTTCGGATTGTGA